One genomic window of Euwallacea fornicatus isolate EFF26 chromosome 7, ASM4011564v1, whole genome shotgun sequence includes the following:
- the LOC136339996 gene encoding mucin-2-like, with the protein MLQPRSWYATVVALLLVLDSIQGLDYINTSPRKRRENDKDITTVLLVDNQGKNSLGRFLSVKPDLGLITSTARTFIQDGVTTEYATQVLGTTLDNGRLYAHLLSKTSRVVYDHDSQTKSYNQPKTWNLDESQISDKNFVRNTDFISPDSSQAYRVFPTSKLDPEILNEAQSNNARVPFVVKPPEPKVFKVNAQKDMTHENLIIHNDNPGEFKPSKVKEWDNLPTFTVRNEFSPSGFSSLGQDFEARTERSKITTPADRKARLLFKAGLVKPNPKDLQTVTYTGFADFTTTVANTVIVFTPHTSEVPQKVAQATKILVEPTIKPTLVVSTPIATEEPVTTEKHYPTFLTTEEEPTTTPLTIVTTEDTINTSGPNTMVINKEDRDGKYPTTDEPVDLEAKLSVLANEQKQDGVTPIVFSEDLVQPSETQPVMLSTPSHEDIARILASLQAQAAVATQPLDSVKPQETTTTSSIKTTGGATTIFFDDDDFSFDIPTTTSPSNRVVPSETALPTTEKASVETTTELEQETTTEPQESTTTEIEITTPELTQNEIEPQCTKGFKVISSTAYKTLTYLTTFFIPLEKSTSTSVKSNILTTTQVSSETVPCSIEPSVTEITTTEQTAAPVTEPVTTTEQSAAPVTEPIDNAEMEEIITTTTKETEELTTQPQEITTERRHVTESKPETTEATTEEGEEVELIFKTLYTTYTYLTTYFQDSTSSVASRIVVNTNVITSTLEPGSDVSDPAVAGLLNEEESIIPSRTVTFEDLADIQPTVRSQEDSIAEESSSATPALDNKHLQNTNGVKTFYTTYTYFTTIFVDGETEISSRTEVYTNYVSPTAVDEAAIAPTKLVVSADEQVLQNRLRNLKFDNQSKHRDEDNDVIPSKSLDKDGYVTLKRGGDSNKEIENDIIDLSEYESIETMVTDVRSSTSKGEERIIDGIDKRNILLDDQIVSESNNESEILPSPPTVLLQTSYTTFTYFTTKYHGTTSSDIVSRLETVTNVVTTTITPTQALSTEDASLPVTYFTTFTYWTTLYKDGQTKVTSREETVSNVATPELKSTEAPETVIPLTITPTVVEPSPTSTIVPSTVGEDELTTYFTTYTYYTTSYIGDETVLNSRLETVTNIVNNTADVVGRAVNTGEQNKVEATETKPTGLLSTVVSTVDHNGTATLFSTEVYGTYIKGIYAKVLESTSTILSQNITPSSVVSVEPTGVVSLNQGKIIDADGISTLLYTTRVIGTYLEGSYSQATESTSSLEVDQDKKSALGPNVPVAHRTGLVRSIEGSIVQNQTTTLYESKVLGTIIDGRYAQIIESTSSFILPSTVATEILPTATKLVEVSASVITPTPVVIESSIVDSSPKTEDESSTEASEEDEDENRGRRKSRLGFQAKKRTFTPAIRPFASRQRPTFAPKRSKAGATTAATITRSDFTPTVTAVLASKANRFTVGRRSSFSTNAIQATAPASRRFSKPKSTTTSRRSSAISSGIKRGPTRSSTAPSVTIRPSGLFGGGSSRFKVKPTAASGFNRSPSSKIVTETPPDSENDLTTGITEGSPTDSNNGLDTTLPLQTTTESLRKINPLLKLRIPPLSRFNSVGRSTSRPRTTSKTTTTTSRPKTTPARPNALLNRQRAGGLFPRRNLFTSTTTTETPAEELTEEDLNEEEEEEGGDEDDTDYESSQQLTQTEAAPTTPSPKPRNGIQIRPFKRRSKRQATYSRFRRPLGRSTTTPSTTTEEMIEETRPSFRNRYQTGRYRAGKSQQQLTTSSTTTSTTQAPLRKQRISPSRSQNSRTQFTLREKDSAGSRSAFSPRASGIRRSTTTTPRANIRARGGYLQDNSARRTTARSKTRGRTNTRGRTYDQNVDDNFVLPKTDGTITVTYKIPTEVTIPVVNGKLTEYKNIVTAKLSTEVLSPNQYSTTLNPLGKEVKILLTESTFVNGNGATLVTQFILNESPTTSIIFTPTQIRGRKTSFSHVVPSTAYQVEEVVNTIQPALAAQAPLANILLSQLLLGGGVPSNPLLGIQNNPAGPVTPTTEFKTRTTTYVTTVTSTLQTVIPLTFRGKEILTTISDSSTEVVTATEYFTDTVVVTPTLFGQAPQLNTLLLPLLQQQLQQQQQLQPQAALQNPANVFALNDPVAQQSFVAEEQLEQLNLADDEVQNAEEVTAAPKRKPKKSNNKRKPVKVVPPKETSVITLYVSGRTPGDFTTVLSTVTVDDGMRRKRSVDYFPVKASKAFDRPGKTEFYDGFVQPASKELDSLFEMSSKETESLESIIGDVPRHLKTKTPDLFNSKPSKATKKYSIKYVKASDDKLSKEAFLA; encoded by the exons GCCTAGATTACATAAACACGTCGCCGAggaaaagaagagaaaacGATAAAG ATATCACCACCGTTCTCCTAGTGGACAACCAAGGCAAAAATTCCCTAGGAAGATTCTTAAGCGTTAAACCCGACTTAGGACTTATCACCTCGACTGCACGTACTTTCATCCAAGATGGCGTCACCACCGAGTACGCCACTCAAGTGCTCGGTACGACTCTGGACAACGGACGACTTTACGCTCACTTACTCTCAAAGACAAGTAGGGTGGTCTATGACCATGACTCCCAGACTAAATCTTACAACCAACCAAAAACTTGGAACTTGGACGAAAGCCAAATTTCCGACAAGAATTTTGTCAGAAACACTGACTTTATCTCCCCAGATTCCTCACAAGCCTACCGTGTGTTCCCCACTTCCAAGCTCGATCCTGAAATCCTCAATGAGGCCCAGTCCAACAACGCCCGCGTACCGTTTGTGGTCAAACCACCTGAGCCGAAGGTCTTCAAAGTCAACGCACAGAAAGACATGACTCACGAGAACTTAATCATCCATAATGATAATCCTGGAGAATTTAAACCTTCAAAGGTGAAAGAGTGGGACAATCTACCGACATTTACTGTGAGGAACGAGTTTTCACCTTCGGGATTTTCTTCTTTGGGACAGGATTTCGAGGCCAGGACCGAGAGGTCTAAGATTACGACTCCTGCCGACCGTAAAGCACGGCTTTTATTCAAAGCCGGGTTAGTCAAACCCAACCCCAAAGACCTGCAGACAGTCACCTACACCGGTTTCGCGGATTTCACCACTACAGTGGCTAACACAGTGATAGTGTTCACTCCTCATACCTCAGAAGTGCCGCAAAAAGTAGCGCAAGCTACCAAAATCCTTGTGGAACCCACTATAAAGCCTACTTTAGTGGTCAGCACTCCAATAGCTACCGAAGAGCCTGTTACTACTGAAAAACACTATCCAACTTTCCTGACAACGGAAGAAGAACCTACTACAACTCCTCTTACAATTGTCACCACTGAAGACACGATAAACACCTCTGGACCCAACACAATGGTGATTAACAAGGAAGACAGAGACGGGAAATACCCCACCACCGATGAGCCTGTAGACTTGGAGGCTAAACTGTCAGTTCTGGCCAATGAGCAGAAGCAAGATGGAGTTACTCCGATTGTTTTTAGTGAAGATCTTGTCCAGCCCTCAGAAACTCAGCCAGTGATGCTGTCAACTCCTAGTCACGAAGACATTGCCAGAATTTTAGCTTCATTGCAAGCCCAAGCTGCAGTGGCTACTCAGCCTTTAGACTCAGTGAAACCTCAAGAAACAACTACTACGTCATCAATCAAAACCACTGGAGGAGCAACTACAATTTTCTTCGACGATGATGATTTCTCCTTTGACATCCCTACTACCACTTCGCCATCTAATCGAGTAGTACCTTCAGAAACGGCCTTGCCGACTACTGAGAAGGCATCAGTGGAAACCACCACGGAACTTGAGCAAGAGACTACTACAGAACCACAAGAATCGACGACCACGGAAATTGAAATCACGACTCCCGAGCTCACCCAAAATGAAATAGAGCCTCAGTGCACCAAAGGTTTCAAAGTGATATCTTCCACTGCGTATAAAACTCTGACCTATTTAACTACCTTCTTTATCCCATTGGAGAAGAGCACCAGTACCTCAGTGAAATCGAACATTTTGACAACGACCCAAGTCTCCTCGGAAACTGTACCATGTAGCATTGAGCCTTCCGTCACGGAAATCACCACCACTGAGCAAACCGCAGCTCCAGTCACTGAACCCGTCACTACCACTGAACAATCGGCAGCTCCCGTTACTGAACCCATCGATAACGCTGAGATGGAAGAGATCATTACCACTACCACCAAAGAGACGGAAGAACTTACTACGCAGCCTCAGGAAATTACAACTGAACGTAGGCACGTTACTGAGTCTAAGCCTGAGACCACTGAGGCCACCACAGAAGAAGGGGAAGAAGTGGAGCTCATTTTCAAGACTCTTTACACAACGTATACGTATTTGACTACATACTTCCAGGATTCTACCAGCTCTGTTGCAAGCAGGATTGTCGTGAACACCAATGTGATCACATCTACTTTAGAGCCTGGCAGTGACGTTTCTGATCCTGCAGTTGCAGGCTTGCTCAATGAAGAGGAGTCAATAATTCCTTCGCGGACTGTTACATTTGAAGACTTAGCAGATATTCAGCCTACAGTACGttctcaagaagattcaattgCTGAAGAATCTTCTTCAGCAACTCCTGCTCTGGATAACAAGCACCTCCAAAACACCAATGGCGTTAAGACATTCTATACAACCTATACATATTTCACTACAATATTTGTGGATGGTGAGACTGAGATTTCGAGTAGGACTGAAGTCTACACCAACTACGTTTCTCCAACTGCAGTAGATGAAGCAGCTATCGCCCCCACCAAGTTGGTGGTCAGTGCTGATGAGCAAGTGCTACAAAATCGACTGAgaaacttgaaatttgataACCAGAGCAAACATAGAGATGAAGATAATGATGTCATTCCCTCGAAGTCTCTGGATAAAGATGGGTATGTGACTTTGAAACGGGGTGGTGACAGCAACAAAGAGATAGAGAATGATATTATTGATTTGAGCGAATATGAGTCAATTGAGACCATGGTAACTGATGTCCGCAGTAGTACTTCTAAAGGGGAGGAGAGAATCATTGATGGCATTGACAAGAGGAATATTCTCTTGGACGATCAAATTGTCTCGGAGAGCAATAACGAAAGCGAAATTCTCCCGTCACCCCCCACAGTGCTTCTACAAACCTCCTATACTACTTTCACCTACTTCACCACTAAGTATCATGGTACCACTTCTAGTGATATTGTAAGTAGGCTCGAGACTGTCACTAACGTCGTCACAACCACCATAACCCCCACTCAGGCTTTGAGCACTGAAGATGCAAGCCTTCCAGTGACATATTTCACTACTTTTACCTACTGGACCACGCTCTACAAAGATGGTCAAACGAAGGTGACCAGCCGAGAAGAAACCGTTTCCAACGTTGCCACTCCCGAATTAAAATCAACTGAAGCCCCTGAAACTGTCATTCCTTTAACCATAACTCCCACGGTAGTAGAACCTTCCCCTACTTCCACTATAGTTCCCTCCACTGTAGGAGAGGATGAGCTGACTACATACTTCACCACATACACTTACTACACCACTTCGTACATTGGGGATGAAACCGTGTTGAATAGTAGGTTGGAGACGGTCACTAATATCGTTAACAACACTGCGGATGTTGTTGGCAGAGCAGTTAACACTGGTGAACAGAATAAGGTGGAAGCTACAGAAACTAAGCCAACAGGTTTATTATCTACAGTTGTCAGCACTGTTGACCACAACGGAACAGCCACACTGTTTTCTACAGAAGTTTATGGCACTTACATCAAGGGGATTTACGCTAAGGTGTTAGAAAGTACCTCGACAATTCTGTCTCAGAACATTACTCCCAGCTCAGTGGTATCAGTGGAACCCACAGGGGTTGTCAGCCTCAACCAGGGTAAAATCATCGACGCCGATGGAATCAGTACTTTGCTCTACACCACTCGAGTCATCGGTACTTACTTAGAGGGTTCCTATTCTCAAGCCACTGAGAGTACTAGTTCATTGGAAGTGGATCAAGATAAGAAGTCAGCCCTAGGGCCTAATGTGCCGGTAGCTCATCGTACTGGTTTGGTGAGATCCATTGAGGGCAGCATTGTCCAAAACCAAACAACCACTTTATACGAGAGCAAAGTCCTTGGGACAATAATCGATGGGCGGTACGCCCAAATTATTGAAAGCACCTCAAGTTTTATCCTCCCCAGCACTGTTGCAACTGAAATATTGCCAACTGCAACTAAACTGGTCGAAGTATCGGCATCTGTGATAACCCCCACTCCCGTAGTGATTGAAAGCTCCATCGTTGATTCTTCGCCGAAGACTGAAGATGAGTCCAGTACTGAAGCAAGTGAGGAAGATGAAGATGAAAATAGAGGGCGACGAAAATCTCGTTTGGGCTTTCAGGCTAAGAAGCGCACTTTTACTCCTGCTATAAGACCATTTGCCTCACGTCAAAGACCTACTTTCGCTCCTAAAAGAAGTAAAGCTGGAGCAACTACCGCTGCTACCATAACCAGGTCCGATTTCACCCCTACGGTTACTGCAGTTCTAGCTTCGAAGGCGAATAGATTTACTGTAGGTAGAAGAAGTTCTTTCAGCACTAATGCCATTCAAGCAACTGCGCCTGCAAGTAGAAGATTCTCAAAACCAAAATCTACTACCACTTCTAGAAGAAGCAGCGCTATTTCTAGTGGAATTAAACGAGGACCCACTAGATCATCTACAGCTCCTTCTGTAACCATACGCCCTAGCGGATTGTTTGGGGGAGGAAGTTCTAGATTTAAAGTCAAGCCGACTGCAGCCTCAGGCTTCAACAGGTCCCCGAGCTCGAAAATAGTCACCGAAACTCCTCCTGATAGTGAAAATGACTTAACCACAGGCATAACTGAAGGAAGTCCCACTGATAGTAATAATGGTTTAGACACCACCTTACCTCTGCAAACGACCACAGAATCGCTGCGTAAAATCAATCCGTTGCTAAAACTCCGAATACCACCATTAAGTAGATTTAATTCAGTTGGTAGAAGTACTAGCAGACCCAGGACTACCAGCAAAACTACCACAACAACCTCAAGACCAAAAACCACCCCTGCAAGACCTAATGCTTTGCTCAATAGACAGAGAGCAGGAGGGTTGTTCCCCAGACGGAACCTATTTACTTCTACGACCACCACTGAAACTCCTGCAGAGGAACTAACTGAAGAGGATTTaaatgaagaagaagaagaagagggTGGTGATGAAGATGATACTGATTATGAGAGTTCCCAGCAACTCACCCAGACTGAGGCTGCGCCTACAACTCCCAGTCCAAAGCCGCGTAATGGGATTCAAATCAGGCCATTTAAGAGGCGTTCCAAGCGTCAAGCTACATATTCTCGATTTAGAAGACCCCTGGGTAGGTCCACAACGACTCCATCTACTACGACGGAAGAAATGATCGAGGAGACGAGACCTTCATTTAGAAATCGGTATCAAACTGGTAGATATCGAGCAGGAAAATCTCAACAACAGTTAACAACTTCCAGTACGACCACAAGTACTACTCAAGCTCCTTTGAGGAAACAACGTATTTCTCCTTCAAGATCTCAAAATTCTAGAACTCAGTTTACTTTAAGAGAGAAAGACTCTGCAGGTTCCAGAAGCGCCTTTTCACCTAGAGCTAGTGGTATAAGGAGGAGTACCACTACAACTCCTAGGGCTAATATAAGAGCTCGAGGAGGGTATTTGCAGGATAATTCGGCAAGGAGGACCACGGCTAGGTCTAAAACCAGGGGAAGGACTAATACAAGAGGCAGGACCTATGACCAAAATGTAGATGATAATTTCGTGCTCCCCAAGACTGATGGAACAATTACGGTAACTTACAAAATCCCCACCGAAGTCACTATTCCTGTGGTGAACGGAAAGTTGACTGAGTACAAGAATATTGTGACTGCAAAACTCAGTACTGAGGTTCTGAGTCCGAATCAATATTCAACGACTTTGAATCCCCTAGGAAAAGAGGTGAAAATATTGCTTACAGAAAGTACTTTTGTTAATGGAAATGGGGCTACTTTAGTTACTCAATTTATACTCAATGAATCCCCCACTACCAGTATAATATTCACCCCCACTCAAATCAGAGGAAGGAAAACGTCCTTCTCTCACGTAGTTCCTAGCACTGCCTACCAAGTTGAAGAGGTTGTAAATACGATTCAACCAGCTCTAGCTGCGCAAGCGCCATTGGCCAATATCCTCCTTTCCCAACTCCTCTTAGGAGGAGGCGTTCCTTCAAACCCCCTACTCGGCATACAAAACAACCCTGCAGGTCCCGTGACGCCAACCACAGAATTCAAAACCCGCACCACTACTTATGTCACCACAGTCACCAGTACCCTCCAAACGGTCATACCTCTGACCTTCAGAGGGAAAGAAATCTTGACCACCATTAGTGATAGTAGCACTGAGGTGGTCACTGCAACAGAATATTTTACCGACACCGTAGTCGTTACTCCCACTTTATTTGGTCAAGCCCCGCAACTGAATACCCTGCTTCTGCCTTTACTGCAACAACAGCTACAGCAACAGCAACAGTTGCAGCCTCAAGCTGCACTTCAAAATCCAGCGAATGTTTTTGCCTTAAATGATCCAGTTGCGCAGCAGAGTTTTGTGGCGGAGGAGCAATTGGAGCAGCTGAATCTTGCCGACGATGAGGTGCAGAATGCTGAAGAGGTTACTGCGGCTCCAAAGAGAAAACCGAAGAAAAGTAACAACAAAAGGAAACCTGTTAAAGTGGTACCTCCAAAGGAGACTAGTGTGATTACTTTGTATGTCTCTGGAAGAACCCCTGGAGATTTTACCACCGTTCTATCTACTGTTACTGTAGATGATGGGATGAGGAGGAAGAGAAGTGTAGACTATTTCCCAGTGAAAGCCTCAAAAGCATTTGATCGTCCGGGAAAAACCGAATTCTATGATGGATTTGTTCAGCCCGCCTCCAAGGAGCTGGATTCCCTCTTTGAGATGTCCTCAAAAGAAACTGAGAGCCTCGAGAGTATAATTGGAGATGTTCCCAGGCACTTAAAAACGAAAACTCCAGATTTGTTCAACTCGAAACCCTCTAAGGCGACCAAAAAATACTCGATTAAGTACGTGAAGGCCTCCGATGATAAACTATCGAAGGAGGCTTTTTTAGCCTAA